The Ananas comosus cultivar F153 linkage group 2, ASM154086v1, whole genome shotgun sequence genome contains a region encoding:
- the LOC109704887 gene encoding nudix hydrolase 2-like — translation MLRSRASVFCFEAIARRSPPKRPFLQFPRPNRRTYPNPSHRSWRGRNCGISYRSMSTEANPSFVATHSLAQQAVEVELLPGADDGHSGVIVEMNEPMSVEAFVSSLRASLSVWKEQGIRGVWIKLPIKLANLVQPAVEEGFWYHHAEPTYLMLVYWIPDTKHTLPVNATHRVGIGAFVMNDKKEVLAVQEKSGKFRGLGVWKFPTGVVDQGEDIFAGAIREVKEETGIDTEFLEVLAFRQSHMSFFEKSDLFFICMLRPLSFDIQKQESEIEAAQWIPIEEFTAQPFVQKHELLKYIIRVGVAKAENAYAGFVPVSIESAFTSRKSNLYLNLRDMKHPQSGSS, via the exons ATGCTCCGATCTCGAGCCTCCGTTTTCTGCTTCGAAGCGATCGCACGACGCTCTCCTCCGAAACGACCCTTCCTCCAATTTCCCCGACCAAATCGCCGTACTTATCCAAACCCTAGCCACAGATCTTGGAGAG GTCGGAATTGTGGAATTAGCTATAGATCGATGTCGACCGAAGCAAATCCTTCCTTCGTTGCAACACATTCGTTAGCTCAACAAGCCGTGGAGGTCGAATTACTACCCGGAGCCGATGATGGCCACAGCGGTGTGATTGTTGAGATGAACGAACCGATGAGTGTTGAGGCTTTTGTTTCGTCTCTTAGAGCTTCCTTATCTGTTTGGAAGGAGCAG GGAATAAGAGGAGTGTGGATAAAATTGCCCATCAAGCTTGCCAATCTTGTTCAACCTGCCGTCGAG GAGGGATTCTGGTACCACCATGCAGAGCCAACCTATCTGATGCTTGTTTATTGGATTCCTGACACTAAACATACATTGCCTGTAAATGCTACGCACCGCGTGGGTATTGGTGCTTTTGTGATGAATgataaaaaagaa GTGTTGGCAGTTCAAGAAAAAAGTGGCAAATTTCGTGGCTTAGGTGTATGGAAGTTTCCTACAGGTGTTGTCGACCAA GGTGAAGACATATTTGCTGGGGCAATAAGAGAAGTCAAAGAAGAAACAGGT ATTGATACCGAATTTCTCGAAGTTCTTGCATTCAG GCAAAGCCACATGTCATTTTTTGAGAAGTCAGATTTGTTCTTTATATGCATGCTCCGCCCGCTTTCATTTGACATTCAAAAGCAGGAATCAGAAATCGAGGCAGCACAG TGGATACCAATTGAGGAATTTACTGCACAGCCATTTGTTCAGAAACACGAGCTTTTGAAGTACATCATCCGGGTTGGTGTGGCAAAGGCAGAGAATGCATATGCTGGATTTGTACCAGTCAGTATAGAATCAGCATTCACTAGCAGGAAAAGCAATTTGTATCTGAATCTTCGTGATATGAAGCATCCACAAAGTGGAAGCTCTTAA
- the LOC109704862 gene encoding probable fatty acyl-CoA reductase 4, with protein MQPESVANYLEDKSLLVTGATGFIAKLFVEKVLRIQPKVKKLYLLVRAADHVSAKRRVETEVMQTEVFKVLEEKCQGNFPSYFWDKVCPLAGDVTFEDLGIQDDKLKETLWDEINVIVHVAANTDFNERYDTALGINTFAVKHISAFAMRCPKLKMLLHISTAYVTPDNQGVMLEQPLSAVKALDIEAEMALVQEKLKELTDNKASEYTVRLSMKNLGVRRAQTFGWSNTYTFTKAMGEMLSYDLRRHLPLVILRPTIVTSTWKEPFPGYIEGVRTADAFITGYGMGHLKFATADVTTILDLVPGDLVVNAMLTIIASSYNESSAFIYQISSSTRNPITIGKMADEAYKYFLRNPCIGSDGRIIEVDEPYFMTTMTGFHIYMVIRNKLPLQVLRLLGVLHSSARNQYNRLNRQYEHAVRLVKANEPYTFFHGRFDDANMQKLASSLAETDKKLIAFDTKSIDWETYLRDIHIPGIFKYGIKSDKKTKKVMEARSQVAASNYV; from the exons ATGCAGCCGGAAAGCGTAGCAAACTACCTGGAGGACAAGAGCCTTCTTGTCACCGGTGCCACCGGGTTCATAGCAAAGT TGTTTGTGGAGAAGGTACTGCGAATTCAACCGAAGGTGAAGAAGCTATACCTGTTGGTGCGCGCAGCTGATCATGTTTCGGCAAAGCGCCGTGTGGAAACTGAG GTTATGCAAACTGAGGTATTTAAAGTTCTGGAAGAGAAATGCCAAGGAAACTTTCCTTCATACTTCTGGGACAAAGTGTGCCCTTTGGCAGGAGACGTTACCTTTGAAGATTTGGGAATACAAGATGACAAACTTAAAGAAACCCTCTGGGACGAAATTAATGTCATCGTCCATGTAGCAGCAAACACGGACTTCAACGAAAG GTATGATACAGCTTTGGGCATCAACACATTTGCAGTAAAGCATATTTCGGCATTTGCAATGAGATGTCCGAAATTGAAGATGCTGCTCCATATTTCAACTG CTTACGTTACGCCAGACAATCAAGGTGTCATGTTAGAACAGCCACTTTCAGCTGTGAAGGCCCTTGACATTGAAGCAGAGATGGCGCTAGTACAAGAAAAACTGAAGGAGTTAACCGACAATAAAGCTTCAGAATATACTGTAAGGCTTTCGATGAAAAACTTAGGCGTGAGAAG GGCTCAAACATTTGGATGGTCTAACACTTACACATTTACAAAAGCAATGGGAGAGATGCTTTCCTATGACTTAAGGCGGCACCTTCCTCTTGTTATATTGCGTCCAACCATAGTTACCAGTACGTGGAAGGAACCATTTCCTGGATATATAGAGGGAGTAAG AACAGCTGATGCATTTATCACTGGCTATGGTATGGGACATCTGAAATTTGCAACTGCAGATGTCACAACAATCTTGGACTTG GTTCCCGGAGACCTTGTAGTAAATGCAATGCTCACAATCATAGCCAGCAGCTATAATGAATCATCGGCGTTCATCTACCAGATAAGCTCTTCAACAAGGAATCCAATAACAATTGGTAAAATGGCTGACGAGGCTTATAAGTACTTCTTGAGGAATCCCTGCATCGGAAGTGATGGCAGAATCATCGAGGTTGACGAGCCGTACTTTATGACAACAATGACTGGCttccatatatatatggtcATACGAAACAAACTACCTCTTCAG GTGCTGCGGCTATTAGGAGTATTGCACTCTTCTGCACGGAATCAATACAATCGTCTCAACAGACAATATGAGCATGCAGTGAGATTGGTTAAAGCTAACGAGCCATATACTTTCTTCCATGGAAG GTTTGATGACGCTAACATGCAAAAACTCGCATCATCGCTAGCGGAGACAGATAAAAAATTGATTGCCTTTGATACCAAGAGCATTGACTGGGAAACTTACCTGAGAGACATTCACATTCCAGGCATATTCAAGTATGGAATAAAATCAgacaagaaaaccaaaaaagTAATGGAAGCAAGATCTCAGGTTGCGGCTTCAAACTATGTGTAA